In Penicillium oxalicum strain HP7-1 chromosome I, whole genome shotgun sequence, a single window of DNA contains:
- a CDS encoding Mitogen-activated protein kinase, translated as MMRRWTTWDSMAPISRTGLASSGSRLRDWKLVDAIAFIKQRAWEVNHVSFSASLSPPLSLAHGIWFKSNDHIDIKMEALALPDAWHLILYPLFRLVRRVKNKLHRANHPSQFCASSTDTMVQQPPSGGSRKISFNVSEQYEIQDVIGEGAYGVVCSAIHKPSGQKVAIKKITPFDHSMFCLRTLREMKLLRYFNHENIISILDIQRPRNYEGFNEVYLIQELMETDMHRVIRTQDLSDDHCQYFIYQTLRALKAMHSANVLHRDLKPSNLLLNANCDLKVCDFGLARSAASTDDNSGFMTEYVATRWYRAPEIMLTFKEYTKAIDVWSVGCILAEMLSGKPLFPGKDYHHQLTLILDVLGTPTMEDYYGIKSRRAREYIRSLPFKKKIPFRALFPKSNDLALDLLEKLLAFNPAKRISVEDALRHPYLEPYHDPEDEPTAPPIPEGFFDFDKNKDTLSKEQLKLLIYEEIMR; from the exons GAGGGACTGGAAACTCGTGGATGCCATCGCCTTCATAAAACAGCGTGCCTGGGAGGTCAAccatgtctctttctctgcctctctctctcctcctctctcgcTCGCTCACGGCATCTGGTTCAAATCGAATGATCACATCGACATCAAGATGGAAGCTCTCGCCCTCCCTGATGCATGGCATCTGATCCTCTACCCACTCTTTCGCTTGGTCCGTCGAGTGAAGAACAAGCTTCATCGAGCTAACCACCCTTCCCAGTTTTGCGCTTCCAGCACCGACACCATGGTTCAACAGCCCCCCTCGGGAGGCTCCCGAAAGATCTCCTTCAACGTGTCGGAGCAATATGAGATTCAGGATGTCATTGGAGAGGGTGCATACGGTGTGGTCTG CTCCGCCATTCACAAGCCCTCGGGCCAAAAGGTCGCCATCAAGAAGATCACCCCCTTTGACCACTCCATGTTCTGCCTGCGAACCCTGCGGGAGATGAAGCTGCTGCGCTACTTCAACCACGAGAATATCATCTCCATCCTGGACATCCAACGACCCCGCAACTACGAGGGGTTCAATGAGGTGTACCTGATCCAGGAACTCATGGAAACCGATATGCACCGTGTCATTCGCACCCAGGATCTATCCGACGACCACTGCCAATACTTCATCTACCAGACCCTGCGTGCCTTGAAGGCCATGCACTCGGCCAATGTGTTGCACCGAGATCTGAAGCCATCCAACCTGCTGCTGAATGCCAACTGTGATCTCAAAGTGTGTGATTTTGGTCTCGCTCGGTCGGCCGCCTCCACGGATGACAACTCGGGCTTCATGACGGAATATGTGGCCACCCGCTGGTACCGTGCGCCGGAGATCATGTTGACCTTTAAGGAATACACCAAGGCGATCGACGTGTGGAGTGTGGGCTGTATTCTGGCCGAGATGCTGAGCGGCAAACCCCTCTTCCCCGGCAAGGACT ATCATCATCAGTTGACCCTCATCTTGGATGTCCTCGGCACGCCCACCATGGAGGATTACTACGGCATCAAGTCCCGACGCGCCCGCGAGTACATTCGCTCGCTCCcgttcaagaagaagattccGTTCCGTGCGCTGTTCCCCAAGAGCAACGACCTGGCTCTGGAtctgctggagaagctgcTGGCCTTTAATCCCGCCAAGCGCATCTCCGTCGAGGATGCCCTGCGTCACCCCTACCTCGAGCCCTACCATGATCCCGAAGATGAACCGACCGCGCCTCCCATTCCCGAGGGAttctttgattttgacaAGAACAAGGATACCTTGAGCAAAGAACAATTGAAGT